The Fimbriimonas ginsengisoli Gsoil 348 genome window below encodes:
- a CDS encoding DUF5693 family protein — protein sequence MNRTKLPQWLAMALLLPALFSLYSIYKRNQAESLNRATAFATEYETIEALAAAQGMPIDSAIEEMKGQGLNAVVLSEESVAELIGRGRLTLGAQSFTVGGKTANEYGLYFSDPHDMARVQRALRTRFHDLAGPMNSSRPLMLSLPPVAPALVRATSVGLSPDQTEIARRHGLQIIARFSNPPGVSSATVRDMLTWAHEMGATVFLPSGDQVLGRRNALGTTQETLQTLGMLYATPEFTRIGGDDELVKKAPENVVRLHSAQVAELDRLSPADAVERYVKAARERNMRVLLIRPLSFGAEHPLSDFGDFIGSIRKEVEKEGGALGKPKPFEPPTLPRWFPILIGLSIVPAGFFVGSAFFSDRRLQAIGLGLLVLLGAATAVHTGLQIMALVATLVFPVAAFLVLDALRPRNVLLGFLLVSAISLIGGLCVAGMMNGLPYYIKADEFSGVKISIFLPIVIIGFLFLQRLADLKSVLKAPITWSTVALGVTIAAVLGLMIARTGNDTGAGPSGGEMVFRNLLDRFLFVRPRTKEFLIGHPLLIAGIGLLSYLTRHPNKVATWGGWAALLLMVGSMGQTSIVNTLTHLHIPVYLSLARIALGVVLGCIIGLGLWAIVSRLLPRDQEEA from the coding sequence GCTCCTGCCGGCTCTCTTCTCCCTGTACTCCATCTACAAGCGAAACCAAGCCGAGTCTCTCAATCGGGCGACCGCTTTCGCCACCGAGTACGAAACGATCGAAGCGCTCGCCGCGGCTCAAGGGATGCCGATCGACAGCGCGATCGAGGAGATGAAGGGGCAAGGGTTGAACGCAGTCGTACTCTCCGAGGAGTCCGTCGCGGAGCTGATCGGCCGTGGACGGCTCACGCTCGGAGCCCAGAGTTTCACCGTCGGCGGCAAGACCGCCAACGAATACGGGCTCTACTTTAGCGACCCGCACGACATGGCCCGAGTGCAACGTGCCCTCCGCACGCGGTTTCACGATCTGGCGGGACCAATGAACTCGTCCCGGCCGCTGATGCTGTCGCTACCTCCGGTCGCTCCCGCTCTCGTACGGGCCACCTCGGTCGGCCTTAGCCCGGACCAGACGGAGATCGCCCGACGCCATGGGCTCCAGATCATCGCCCGCTTCTCCAACCCGCCAGGGGTGAGCTCCGCTACCGTCCGCGACATGTTGACGTGGGCCCACGAGATGGGGGCAACTGTCTTTCTCCCCTCGGGAGACCAGGTGTTGGGCCGACGCAATGCACTAGGGACGACGCAGGAGACCCTGCAGACCTTGGGAATGCTGTATGCCACCCCGGAGTTCACCCGGATCGGGGGCGACGACGAACTTGTCAAGAAGGCCCCGGAAAACGTGGTCCGCCTCCACTCCGCACAGGTCGCGGAACTGGACCGCCTCTCCCCCGCCGATGCCGTCGAACGATATGTGAAGGCCGCGCGAGAGCGGAACATGCGCGTGCTTCTCATCCGGCCGCTGAGCTTCGGAGCGGAACATCCGCTGTCTGATTTCGGCGACTTCATAGGATCGATTCGCAAGGAGGTCGAGAAGGAGGGAGGCGCCCTCGGAAAGCCGAAGCCGTTCGAGCCGCCCACGCTCCCACGCTGGTTCCCGATCCTGATCGGCCTTAGCATCGTTCCGGCCGGCTTCTTCGTCGGCTCCGCGTTCTTCAGCGACCGCCGGCTTCAGGCGATCGGCCTCGGTCTGCTCGTACTTCTCGGCGCGGCGACCGCCGTCCACACCGGGCTGCAGATCATGGCCCTCGTGGCGACCCTGGTCTTCCCCGTCGCGGCGTTTCTCGTGCTGGACGCCCTCCGGCCCCGGAACGTCCTTCTCGGCTTCCTCTTGGTTTCCGCTATTTCGCTGATCGGCGGACTCTGCGTGGCGGGAATGATGAACGGCCTGCCGTACTACATCAAGGCCGACGAGTTTTCCGGAGTTAAGATTTCGATCTTTCTTCCGATCGTCATCATCGGATTTCTTTTCCTGCAGCGGCTTGCCGACCTGAAGTCGGTGCTAAAAGCGCCCATCACCTGGAGCACCGTGGCGCTCGGCGTCACCATCGCCGCCGTCCTCGGCCTGATGATCGCGCGTACCGGAAACGACACCGGCGCAGGGCCGAGCGGCGGCGAGATGGTCTTCCGAAACCTACTCGACAGGTTCCTTTTCGTTCGGCCACGGACGAAGGAGTTCCTGATCGGCCACCCATTGCTGATCGCCGGGATCGGTCTGCTGTCGTACCTCACCCGCCACCCAAACAAGGTCGCAACCTGGGGCGGATGGGCGGCGTTACTGCTCATGGTCGGGTCGATGGGGCAAACGAGCATCGTCAATACGCTCACTCACTTGCACATCCCGGTATATCTCTCACTCGCTAGAATCGCTCTTGGAGTGGTTCTCGGGTGTATCATCGGCC